From the genome of Sander lucioperca isolate FBNREF2018 chromosome 1, SLUC_FBN_1.2, whole genome shotgun sequence, one region includes:
- the ipo4 gene encoding importin-4 isoform X2 yields the protein MTEELERILLQLTQPDNAAIQQATAQLKQAFKDPAIIPALCAVMSGSQNPQIRQSAAVMLRLRVKKHWKKIIPNDRESLKAVVLQAFMQETEHTVQHSLSQLCAVMVKHETPDRWPALLQFLNQSTKSSNPHERQVGLLLLNKVMESNPEPFKPHYCQLLQLFSTVLQDHNNPTALYYCILTLTAITAYTGSEEMNQMRSIIPSLIVALKHLIKADQSQASEAMEVFNELMESEVSIIVPHVAEIVRFCLEVGSDTTLSDSLRVKALSCIAFLIKLKSKTVLKQKLLNPILQTIFPVLIAAPPPGEHDPEDEEDDSGDGTDNDNPKHCAAQIIDTMALHMPPEKLFQQLMPLAKTCLASENPYERKGGLMCLAVLAEGCADHIRTKLLSSMLQTVCQSLSDSNQVVRSAGLFALGQFSEHLQPEVSKYCAELMPLLLGYLSSLNQAKVGHVTKAFYALENFMENLGADIEPYLPTLMETMLSALNNTENLKIKELAVSAIGAIANAAKELLVPYFPPVIESLKGFLTTTTEEMRSLQTQSLDTLSVLARTIGKDVFSPLAAECVQLGLNLTDTIDDPDLRRCTYSLYSAVSTVSPDCLTPHLPAITTVMLLALKSNEGITAHIEEDKTFVLLDDDDDDDNEGQKDVDEFLEDEPETDIHDVAGFSVENAYIDEKEDACDALGEIAFSTGAAFQPFLESSFQQVYEMRDFPHEDVRRAAFGAMGQFCRAQHQVWKENPTEANHQALLKLLDVVLPCFVETVRTEHERQVVMGVLETMNNVIKSCKEEAFKNPHRLKEISHVIRDVLKKKTVCQDGGGGDEAEDEDQQCFLIQAEYDAMLQEFAGEGIPLLASSVPADNFAPFLNDLLPLLMSKAKSTCTVADRSFSVGTIGEILQSLMSVSGGQGVAGRLSNRLLPVLVAGVRDSDPEVRNNSVFGLGCLAQATGPICVSDYPMMLSVFSNMLTKESDLRVIDNLCAALCRMIMSNVDAVPLEQVVPALVARLPLKEDLEENKTVFNCLAMLYTNTPALVVQLMKPIVAASSHVLGNKNVDEETQTTLAMLIKQFAQQHSADFQKAVTSLPGEQQAKLSVAISAS from the exons ATGACCGAGGAACTTGAACGAATTCTTTTACAGCTGACACAGCCCGATAATGCTGCCAttcagcag GCCACCGCCCAGCTGAAACAGGCTTTCAAAGACCCAGCCATTATACCAGCACTATGTGCTGTCATGAGTGGCTCCCAAAACCCTCAG ATTCGTCAGTCAGCTGCAGTGATGCTGAGGTTGAGAGTGAAGAAACACTGGAAGAAGATTATCCCTAATGATAGAGAAAG CCTTAAGGCAGTGGTGCTGCAGGCCTTCATGCAAGAAACAGA GCACACAGTGCAGCATTCACTCTCCCAACTGTGTGCAGTTATGGTCAAACATGAAACACCAGACCGCTGGCCTGCCCTGCTGCAGTTTCTCAATCAGTCCACCAAGAGCAGCAACCCTCATGAACGACAG GTTGGCCTCCTGCTGCTGAATAAGGTGATGGAGTCCAACCCTGAGCCTTTCAAGCCTCACTACTGCCAGCTGCTACAGCTGTTTAGTACTGTACTGCAGGACCACAACAACCCAACAGCTTTGTACTACTGCATCCTCACCCTTACAGCCATAACTGCATATACTGGCTCAGAAGAGATG AACCAGATGCGTTCTATCATCCCAAGTCTGATTGTCGCTTTGAAACACCTCATCAAGGCAGATCAG AGCCAAGCCAGCGAGGCCATGGAGGTGTTTAATGAGCTCATGGAGAGTGAGGTGTCCATCATCGTCCCTCATGTTGCTGAGATTGTCCGCTTCTGCTTGGAG GTGGGCAGTGACACCACACTGAGTGACTCTCTGCGGGTGAAAGCACTCTCTTGTATTGCCTTCCTCATCAAGCTGAAGAGCAAG ACGGTGCTGAAGCAGAAGCTGCTGAACCCCATCCTGCAGACCATTTTCCCTGTGCTGATTGCAGCTCCCCCACCTGGGGAGCATGACccagaggatgaggaggatgacaGCGGAGACGGCACAGACAATGACAATCCCAAACACTGTGCTGCTCAG ATAATTGACACTATGGCCCTCCATATGCCCCCAGAGAAACTGTTTCAACAACTG ATGCCTCTTGCCAAGACCTGCCTTGCCAGTGAAAACCCCTATGAGAGGAAGGGGGGTCTCATGTGTCTTGCTGTGCTGGCTGAAGGATGTGCTGACCACATACGCACCAA GTTGCTGTCATCAATGCTGCAGACAGTGTGCCAGAGTCTCTCTGACAGTAATCAGGTGGTGCGCAGTGCCGGCCTTTTTGCCCTGGGACAGTTCTCTGAACATTTACAG CCTGAAGTGAGCAAGTACTGTGCAGAGTTGATGCCTTTGTTGCTGGGTTACCTTTCGTCCTTGAACCAGGCCAAGGTTGGTCATGTCACCAAGGCCTTTTATGCCCTGGAGAACTTCATGGAGAACCTAG GAGCAGATATTGAGCCCTACCTGCCCACCCTCATGGAAACTATGTTGTCTGCCCTTAACAACACGGAAAACCTCAAGATAAAAGAGCTTGCTGTGTCTGCTATAGGTGCCATAG CCAATGCCGCCAAGGAGCTGCTGGTTCCCTACTTCCCTCCAGTTATTGAAAGCCTGAAGGGCTTCCTGACTACCACCACAGAGGAAATGAGGTCTCTGCAAACTCAGTCCTTGG aTACGCTCTCCGTGCTGGCCCGTACCATTGGCAAAGATGTCTTCAGTCCTCTTGCTGCAGAGTGTGTTCAGTTGGGCCTCAACCTCACCGACACCATTGATGACCCTGACTTGAGACGCTGCAC GTACAGTCTCTACTCTGCTGTATCCACAGTCAGCCCTGACTGCCTGACTCCTCACCTCCCGGCCATTACAACAGTCATGCTGCTCGCCCTCAAGTCCAATGAAGGCATCACG GCCCACATTGAGGAGGACAAGACATTTGTCCTGCtggatgatgacgatgatgacgaTAACGAAGGACAAAAAGATGTAGATGAATTTCTGGAAGATGAGCCGGAGACAGATATCCATGATGTTGCAGG GTTCAGTGTGGAAAATGCCTACATCGATGAGAAGGAGGATGCCTGTGATGCACTGGGAGAGATTGCATTCAGCACTGG TGCTGCCTTCCAGCCCTTCTTGGAGTCCAGCTTTCAGCAGGTTTACGAGATGAGAGAT TTTCCCCACGAGGATGTCCGCAGGGCAGCATTCGGAGCCATGGGCCAGTTTTGTCGAGCTCAGCATCAAGTGTGGAAGGAGAATCCCACCGAGGCCAACCACCAGG ccctacTGAAGTTGCTGGATGTGGTGCTTCCTTGCTTCGTGGAAACCGTGCGAACGGAGCATGAGCGCCAGGTTGTGATGGGTGTTCTGGAAACCATGAACAATGTCATAAAGTCGTGCAAGGAGGAGGCTTTCAAAAACCCTCATCGTCTGAAGGAGATCAGCCATGTCATCCGTGATGTGCTCAAGAAAAAG ACCGTTTGTcaggatggtggtggtggtgatgaagcTGAAGATGAAGACCAACAG TGCTTTCTGATTCAGGCAGAGTACGATGCTATGCTCCAGGAGTTTGCTGGGGAGGGAATTCCTCTGCTGGCCTCTTCTGTGCCTGCAGACAACTTTGCCCCTTTCCTCAATGACCTGCTGCCTCTCCTCATGAGTAAAGCT AAATCCACATGCACCGTGGCTGACCGGTCCTTTTCTGTGGGTACCATTGGAGAAATCCTGCAGTCCCTTATGAGTGTGTCTGGGGGCCAGGGAGTGGCAGGCCGACTGTCCAATCGTTTGCTTCCCGTGCTGGTAGCTGGAGTGAGGGACAGTGATCCCGAGGTTCGCAACAACAGCGTGTTTGGACTGGGATGTCTGGCTCAGGCAACTGGACCCATCTGTGTATC AGACTATCCCATGATGCTGTCTGTGTTTTCCAACATGCTGACCAAAGAGTCAGACCTCAGGGTGATTGACAACCTGTGTGCCGCACTCTGCAGGATGATCATGAGCAATGTGGATGCTGTCCCTCTGGAGCAG GTTGTGCCTGCTCTGGTAGCTCGTCTTCCCCTCAAAGAGGACTTAGAGGAGAACAAGACCGTGTTCAACTGCCTGGCTATGCTCTACACAAACACTCCTGCTCTG GTTGTGCAGCTAATGAAGCCCATAGTTGCTGCTTCCAGTCATGTCCTTGGCAACAAGAATGTTGATGAAG AAACCCAGACCACTTTGGCCATGCTGATAAAACAATTTGCCCAGCAGCACTCTGCAGACTTCCAAAAAGCTGTGACCTCACTTCCTGGAGAGCAGCAGGCCAAACTCAGTGTAGCCATCTCCGCCTCGTAG
- the ipo4 gene encoding importin-4 isoform X5 yields the protein MTEELERILLQLTQPDNAAIQQATAQLKQAFKDPAIIPALCAVMSGSQNPQIRQSAAVMLRLRVKKHWKKIIPNDRESLKAVVLQAFMQETEHTVQHSLSQLCAVMVKHETPDRWPALLQFLNQSTKSSNPHERQVGLLLLNKVMESNPEPFKPHYCQLLQLFSTVLQDHNNPTALYYCILTLTAITAYTGSEEMNQMRSIIPSLIVALKHLIKADQSQASEAMEVFNELMESEVSIIVPHVAEIVRFCLEVGSDTTLSDSLRVKALSCIAFLIKLKSKTVLKQKLLNPILQTIFPVLIAAPPPGEHDPEDEEDDSGDGTDNDNPKHCAAQIIDTMALHMPPEKLFQQLMPLAKTCLASENPYERKGGLMCLAVLAEGCADHIRTKLLSSMLQTVCQSLSDSNQVVRSAGLFALGQFSEHLQPEVSKYCAELMPLLLGYLSSLNQAKVGHVTKAFYALENFMENLGADIEPYLPTLMETMLSALNNTENLKIKELAVSAIGAIANAAKELLVPYFPPVIESLKGFLTTTTEEMRSLQTQSLDTLSVLARTIGKDVFSPLAAECVQLGLNLTDTIDDPDLRRCTYSLYSAVSTVSPDCLTPHLPAITTVMLLALKSNEGITAHIEEDKTFVLLDDDDDDDNEGQKDVDEFLEDEPETDIHDVAGFSVENAYIDEKEDACDALGEIAFSTGAAFQPFLESSFQQVYEMRDFPHEDVRRAAFGAMGQFCRAQHQVWKENPTEANHQALLKLLDVVLPCFVETVRTEHERQVVMGVLETMNNVIKSCKEEAFKNPHRLKEISHVIRDVLKKKTVCQDGGGGDEAEDEDQQAEYDAMLQEFAGEGIPLLASSVPADNFAPFLNDLLPLLMSKAKSTCTVADRSFSVGTIGEILQSLMSVSGGQGVAGRLSNRLLPVLVAGVRDSDPEVRNNSVFGLGCLAQATGPICVSDYPMMLSVFSNMLTKESDLRVIDNLCAALCRMIMSNVDAVPLEQVVPALVARLPLKEDLEENKTVFNCLAMLYTNTPALVVQLMKPIVAASSHVLGNKNVDEETQTTLAMLIKQFAQQHSADFQKAVTSLPGEQQAKLSVAISAS from the exons ATGACCGAGGAACTTGAACGAATTCTTTTACAGCTGACACAGCCCGATAATGCTGCCAttcagcag GCCACCGCCCAGCTGAAACAGGCTTTCAAAGACCCAGCCATTATACCAGCACTATGTGCTGTCATGAGTGGCTCCCAAAACCCTCAG ATTCGTCAGTCAGCTGCAGTGATGCTGAGGTTGAGAGTGAAGAAACACTGGAAGAAGATTATCCCTAATGATAGAGAAAG CCTTAAGGCAGTGGTGCTGCAGGCCTTCATGCAAGAAACAGA GCACACAGTGCAGCATTCACTCTCCCAACTGTGTGCAGTTATGGTCAAACATGAAACACCAGACCGCTGGCCTGCCCTGCTGCAGTTTCTCAATCAGTCCACCAAGAGCAGCAACCCTCATGAACGACAG GTTGGCCTCCTGCTGCTGAATAAGGTGATGGAGTCCAACCCTGAGCCTTTCAAGCCTCACTACTGCCAGCTGCTACAGCTGTTTAGTACTGTACTGCAGGACCACAACAACCCAACAGCTTTGTACTACTGCATCCTCACCCTTACAGCCATAACTGCATATACTGGCTCAGAAGAGATG AACCAGATGCGTTCTATCATCCCAAGTCTGATTGTCGCTTTGAAACACCTCATCAAGGCAGATCAG AGCCAAGCCAGCGAGGCCATGGAGGTGTTTAATGAGCTCATGGAGAGTGAGGTGTCCATCATCGTCCCTCATGTTGCTGAGATTGTCCGCTTCTGCTTGGAG GTGGGCAGTGACACCACACTGAGTGACTCTCTGCGGGTGAAAGCACTCTCTTGTATTGCCTTCCTCATCAAGCTGAAGAGCAAG ACGGTGCTGAAGCAGAAGCTGCTGAACCCCATCCTGCAGACCATTTTCCCTGTGCTGATTGCAGCTCCCCCACCTGGGGAGCATGACccagaggatgaggaggatgacaGCGGAGACGGCACAGACAATGACAATCCCAAACACTGTGCTGCTCAG ATAATTGACACTATGGCCCTCCATATGCCCCCAGAGAAACTGTTTCAACAACTG ATGCCTCTTGCCAAGACCTGCCTTGCCAGTGAAAACCCCTATGAGAGGAAGGGGGGTCTCATGTGTCTTGCTGTGCTGGCTGAAGGATGTGCTGACCACATACGCACCAA GTTGCTGTCATCAATGCTGCAGACAGTGTGCCAGAGTCTCTCTGACAGTAATCAGGTGGTGCGCAGTGCCGGCCTTTTTGCCCTGGGACAGTTCTCTGAACATTTACAG CCTGAAGTGAGCAAGTACTGTGCAGAGTTGATGCCTTTGTTGCTGGGTTACCTTTCGTCCTTGAACCAGGCCAAGGTTGGTCATGTCACCAAGGCCTTTTATGCCCTGGAGAACTTCATGGAGAACCTAG GAGCAGATATTGAGCCCTACCTGCCCACCCTCATGGAAACTATGTTGTCTGCCCTTAACAACACGGAAAACCTCAAGATAAAAGAGCTTGCTGTGTCTGCTATAGGTGCCATAG CCAATGCCGCCAAGGAGCTGCTGGTTCCCTACTTCCCTCCAGTTATTGAAAGCCTGAAGGGCTTCCTGACTACCACCACAGAGGAAATGAGGTCTCTGCAAACTCAGTCCTTGG aTACGCTCTCCGTGCTGGCCCGTACCATTGGCAAAGATGTCTTCAGTCCTCTTGCTGCAGAGTGTGTTCAGTTGGGCCTCAACCTCACCGACACCATTGATGACCCTGACTTGAGACGCTGCAC GTACAGTCTCTACTCTGCTGTATCCACAGTCAGCCCTGACTGCCTGACTCCTCACCTCCCGGCCATTACAACAGTCATGCTGCTCGCCCTCAAGTCCAATGAAGGCATCACG GCCCACATTGAGGAGGACAAGACATTTGTCCTGCtggatgatgacgatgatgacgaTAACGAAGGACAAAAAGATGTAGATGAATTTCTGGAAGATGAGCCGGAGACAGATATCCATGATGTTGCAGG GTTCAGTGTGGAAAATGCCTACATCGATGAGAAGGAGGATGCCTGTGATGCACTGGGAGAGATTGCATTCAGCACTGG TGCTGCCTTCCAGCCCTTCTTGGAGTCCAGCTTTCAGCAGGTTTACGAGATGAGAGAT TTTCCCCACGAGGATGTCCGCAGGGCAGCATTCGGAGCCATGGGCCAGTTTTGTCGAGCTCAGCATCAAGTGTGGAAGGAGAATCCCACCGAGGCCAACCACCAGG ccctacTGAAGTTGCTGGATGTGGTGCTTCCTTGCTTCGTGGAAACCGTGCGAACGGAGCATGAGCGCCAGGTTGTGATGGGTGTTCTGGAAACCATGAACAATGTCATAAAGTCGTGCAAGGAGGAGGCTTTCAAAAACCCTCATCGTCTGAAGGAGATCAGCCATGTCATCCGTGATGTGCTCAAGAAAAAG ACCGTTTGTcaggatggtggtggtggtgatgaagcTGAAGATGAAGACCAACAG GCAGAGTACGATGCTATGCTCCAGGAGTTTGCTGGGGAGGGAATTCCTCTGCTGGCCTCTTCTGTGCCTGCAGACAACTTTGCCCCTTTCCTCAATGACCTGCTGCCTCTCCTCATGAGTAAAGCT AAATCCACATGCACCGTGGCTGACCGGTCCTTTTCTGTGGGTACCATTGGAGAAATCCTGCAGTCCCTTATGAGTGTGTCTGGGGGCCAGGGAGTGGCAGGCCGACTGTCCAATCGTTTGCTTCCCGTGCTGGTAGCTGGAGTGAGGGACAGTGATCCCGAGGTTCGCAACAACAGCGTGTTTGGACTGGGATGTCTGGCTCAGGCAACTGGACCCATCTGTGTATC AGACTATCCCATGATGCTGTCTGTGTTTTCCAACATGCTGACCAAAGAGTCAGACCTCAGGGTGATTGACAACCTGTGTGCCGCACTCTGCAGGATGATCATGAGCAATGTGGATGCTGTCCCTCTGGAGCAG GTTGTGCCTGCTCTGGTAGCTCGTCTTCCCCTCAAAGAGGACTTAGAGGAGAACAAGACCGTGTTCAACTGCCTGGCTATGCTCTACACAAACACTCCTGCTCTG GTTGTGCAGCTAATGAAGCCCATAGTTGCTGCTTCCAGTCATGTCCTTGGCAACAAGAATGTTGATGAAG AAACCCAGACCACTTTGGCCATGCTGATAAAACAATTTGCCCAGCAGCACTCTGCAGACTTCCAAAAAGCTGTGACCTCACTTCCTGGAGAGCAGCAGGCCAAACTCAGTGTAGCCATCTCCGCCTCGTAG
- the ipo4 gene encoding importin-4 isoform X4: MELNWASCSILAEEIIAFSNQHEDATAQLKQAFKDPAIIPALCAVMSGSQNPQIRQSAAVMLRLRVKKHWKKIIPNDRESLKAVVLQAFMQETEHTVQHSLSQLCAVMVKHETPDRWPALLQFLNQSTKSSNPHERQVGLLLLNKVMESNPEPFKPHYCQLLQLFSTVLQDHNNPTALYYCILTLTAITAYTGSEEMNQMRSIIPSLIVALKHLIKADQSQASEAMEVFNELMESEVSIIVPHVAEIVRFCLEVGSDTTLSDSLRVKALSCIAFLIKLKSKTVLKQKLLNPILQTIFPVLIAAPPPGEHDPEDEEDDSGDGTDNDNPKHCAAQIIDTMALHMPPEKLFQQLMPLAKTCLASENPYERKGGLMCLAVLAEGCADHIRTKLLSSMLQTVCQSLSDSNQVVRSAGLFALGQFSEHLQPEVSKYCAELMPLLLGYLSSLNQAKVGHVTKAFYALENFMENLGADIEPYLPTLMETMLSALNNTENLKIKELAVSAIGAIANAAKELLVPYFPPVIESLKGFLTTTTEEMRSLQTQSLDTLSVLARTIGKDVFSPLAAECVQLGLNLTDTIDDPDLRRCTYSLYSAVSTVSPDCLTPHLPAITTVMLLALKSNEGITAHIEEDKTFVLLDDDDDDDNEGQKDVDEFLEDEPETDIHDVAGFSVENAYIDEKEDACDALGEIAFSTGAAFQPFLESSFQQVYEMRDFPHEDVRRAAFGAMGQFCRAQHQVWKENPTEANHQALLKLLDVVLPCFVETVRTEHERQVVMGVLETMNNVIKSCKEEAFKNPHRLKEISHVIRDVLKKKTVCQDGGGGDEAEDEDQQCFLIQAEYDAMLQEFAGEGIPLLASSVPADNFAPFLNDLLPLLMSKAKSTCTVADRSFSVGTIGEILQSLMSVSGGQGVAGRLSNRLLPVLVAGVRDSDPEVRNNSVFGLGCLAQATGPICVSDYPMMLSVFSNMLTKESDLRVIDNLCAALCRMIMSNVDAVPLEQVVPALVARLPLKEDLEENKTVFNCLAMLYTNTPALVVQLMKPIVAASSHVLGNKNAETQTTLAMLIKQFAQQHSADFQKAVTSLPGEQQAKLSVAISAS, translated from the exons GCCACCGCCCAGCTGAAACAGGCTTTCAAAGACCCAGCCATTATACCAGCACTATGTGCTGTCATGAGTGGCTCCCAAAACCCTCAG ATTCGTCAGTCAGCTGCAGTGATGCTGAGGTTGAGAGTGAAGAAACACTGGAAGAAGATTATCCCTAATGATAGAGAAAG CCTTAAGGCAGTGGTGCTGCAGGCCTTCATGCAAGAAACAGA GCACACAGTGCAGCATTCACTCTCCCAACTGTGTGCAGTTATGGTCAAACATGAAACACCAGACCGCTGGCCTGCCCTGCTGCAGTTTCTCAATCAGTCCACCAAGAGCAGCAACCCTCATGAACGACAG GTTGGCCTCCTGCTGCTGAATAAGGTGATGGAGTCCAACCCTGAGCCTTTCAAGCCTCACTACTGCCAGCTGCTACAGCTGTTTAGTACTGTACTGCAGGACCACAACAACCCAACAGCTTTGTACTACTGCATCCTCACCCTTACAGCCATAACTGCATATACTGGCTCAGAAGAGATG AACCAGATGCGTTCTATCATCCCAAGTCTGATTGTCGCTTTGAAACACCTCATCAAGGCAGATCAG AGCCAAGCCAGCGAGGCCATGGAGGTGTTTAATGAGCTCATGGAGAGTGAGGTGTCCATCATCGTCCCTCATGTTGCTGAGATTGTCCGCTTCTGCTTGGAG GTGGGCAGTGACACCACACTGAGTGACTCTCTGCGGGTGAAAGCACTCTCTTGTATTGCCTTCCTCATCAAGCTGAAGAGCAAG ACGGTGCTGAAGCAGAAGCTGCTGAACCCCATCCTGCAGACCATTTTCCCTGTGCTGATTGCAGCTCCCCCACCTGGGGAGCATGACccagaggatgaggaggatgacaGCGGAGACGGCACAGACAATGACAATCCCAAACACTGTGCTGCTCAG ATAATTGACACTATGGCCCTCCATATGCCCCCAGAGAAACTGTTTCAACAACTG ATGCCTCTTGCCAAGACCTGCCTTGCCAGTGAAAACCCCTATGAGAGGAAGGGGGGTCTCATGTGTCTTGCTGTGCTGGCTGAAGGATGTGCTGACCACATACGCACCAA GTTGCTGTCATCAATGCTGCAGACAGTGTGCCAGAGTCTCTCTGACAGTAATCAGGTGGTGCGCAGTGCCGGCCTTTTTGCCCTGGGACAGTTCTCTGAACATTTACAG CCTGAAGTGAGCAAGTACTGTGCAGAGTTGATGCCTTTGTTGCTGGGTTACCTTTCGTCCTTGAACCAGGCCAAGGTTGGTCATGTCACCAAGGCCTTTTATGCCCTGGAGAACTTCATGGAGAACCTAG GAGCAGATATTGAGCCCTACCTGCCCACCCTCATGGAAACTATGTTGTCTGCCCTTAACAACACGGAAAACCTCAAGATAAAAGAGCTTGCTGTGTCTGCTATAGGTGCCATAG CCAATGCCGCCAAGGAGCTGCTGGTTCCCTACTTCCCTCCAGTTATTGAAAGCCTGAAGGGCTTCCTGACTACCACCACAGAGGAAATGAGGTCTCTGCAAACTCAGTCCTTGG aTACGCTCTCCGTGCTGGCCCGTACCATTGGCAAAGATGTCTTCAGTCCTCTTGCTGCAGAGTGTGTTCAGTTGGGCCTCAACCTCACCGACACCATTGATGACCCTGACTTGAGACGCTGCAC GTACAGTCTCTACTCTGCTGTATCCACAGTCAGCCCTGACTGCCTGACTCCTCACCTCCCGGCCATTACAACAGTCATGCTGCTCGCCCTCAAGTCCAATGAAGGCATCACG GCCCACATTGAGGAGGACAAGACATTTGTCCTGCtggatgatgacgatgatgacgaTAACGAAGGACAAAAAGATGTAGATGAATTTCTGGAAGATGAGCCGGAGACAGATATCCATGATGTTGCAGG GTTCAGTGTGGAAAATGCCTACATCGATGAGAAGGAGGATGCCTGTGATGCACTGGGAGAGATTGCATTCAGCACTGG TGCTGCCTTCCAGCCCTTCTTGGAGTCCAGCTTTCAGCAGGTTTACGAGATGAGAGAT TTTCCCCACGAGGATGTCCGCAGGGCAGCATTCGGAGCCATGGGCCAGTTTTGTCGAGCTCAGCATCAAGTGTGGAAGGAGAATCCCACCGAGGCCAACCACCAGG ccctacTGAAGTTGCTGGATGTGGTGCTTCCTTGCTTCGTGGAAACCGTGCGAACGGAGCATGAGCGCCAGGTTGTGATGGGTGTTCTGGAAACCATGAACAATGTCATAAAGTCGTGCAAGGAGGAGGCTTTCAAAAACCCTCATCGTCTGAAGGAGATCAGCCATGTCATCCGTGATGTGCTCAAGAAAAAG ACCGTTTGTcaggatggtggtggtggtgatgaagcTGAAGATGAAGACCAACAG TGCTTTCTGATTCAGGCAGAGTACGATGCTATGCTCCAGGAGTTTGCTGGGGAGGGAATTCCTCTGCTGGCCTCTTCTGTGCCTGCAGACAACTTTGCCCCTTTCCTCAATGACCTGCTGCCTCTCCTCATGAGTAAAGCT AAATCCACATGCACCGTGGCTGACCGGTCCTTTTCTGTGGGTACCATTGGAGAAATCCTGCAGTCCCTTATGAGTGTGTCTGGGGGCCAGGGAGTGGCAGGCCGACTGTCCAATCGTTTGCTTCCCGTGCTGGTAGCTGGAGTGAGGGACAGTGATCCCGAGGTTCGCAACAACAGCGTGTTTGGACTGGGATGTCTGGCTCAGGCAACTGGACCCATCTGTGTATC AGACTATCCCATGATGCTGTCTGTGTTTTCCAACATGCTGACCAAAGAGTCAGACCTCAGGGTGATTGACAACCTGTGTGCCGCACTCTGCAGGATGATCATGAGCAATGTGGATGCTGTCCCTCTGGAGCAG GTTGTGCCTGCTCTGGTAGCTCGTCTTCCCCTCAAAGAGGACTTAGAGGAGAACAAGACCGTGTTCAACTGCCTGGCTATGCTCTACACAAACACTCCTGCTCTG GTTGTGCAGCTAATGAAGCCCATAGTTGCTGCTTCCAGTCATGTCCTTGGCAACAAGAATG CAGAAACCCAGACCACTTTGGCCATGCTGATAAAACAATTTGCCCAGCAGCACTCTGCAGACTTCCAAAAAGCTGTGACCTCACTTCCTGGAGAGCAGCAGGCCAAACTCAGTGTAGCCATCTCCGCCTCGTAG